One genomic region from Mauremys reevesii isolate NIE-2019 linkage group 7, ASM1616193v1, whole genome shotgun sequence encodes:
- the USP19 gene encoding ubiquitin carboxyl-terminal hydrolase 19 isoform X2 — protein sequence MSSSTSAPGQRRASRGLEDATNKKKQKDRANQESKEGERPPGSDPKKDLLLDWKQNADEVIVKLNLGSGALKLEEVDAAFTDTDCVVRLPDGRQWSGQFYGEIESSCSKVQGKKGNFLQLVLQKKIPLHTWASLLKRKDGSKELAKGAGSQNAKEQPPPAQAAPEEPARSKREFPNSKRAPGRGEAPEGKSPASPRLQSGPSAKRAGHLKVALMEEEPNAGVPGGLEPGKGPSGRGGSRQNGRAACGDAATGLTPPLVKAEVLQKEPALVGMQPPAAPSESCPQHVAPCLEKRALPPAAPQCLAALGEGPEAALAPASPPLSRDAEQSDWAKADVALEAAADEPEPMVSLTLVKNDSYEKGSDSVVVHVYVKEIHRETSKVLFREQDFTLVFQTSDVNFLRLHPSCGPHTVFRWQVKLRNLIEPDQCTYNFTVSRINICLKKRHSQRWGGLEAPAARGAVGGAKVAMPTGPTPLDKSQPGSNQHPLSSTEEARAGEKEKPRAEDGGLEGVVARTATEHVTVKQEPHVPSPKPMCMVPPMTHSPVSSESVEEDEEEEEKKVCLPGFTGLVNLGNTCFMNSVIQSLSNTRELRDYFHDRSFEAEINYTNPLGTGGRLAIGFAVLLRALWKGTHHAFQPSKLKAIVASKASQFTGYAQHDAQEFMAFLLDGLHEDLNRIQNKPYTETVDSDGRPDEVVAEEAWQRHKMRNDSFIVDLFQGQYKSKLVCPVCAKVSITFDPFLYLPVPLPQKQKVLTVYYFAKEPHKKPVKFLVSISKENSSAAEVLDSVAHSVRVKPENLRLAEVIKNRFHRMFLPSQSLDTVSPADLLLCFEVLSPELAKERVVVLQVQQRPQVPSVPISKCAACQKTQQAEDEKLKRCTRCYRVGYCNVGCQKTHWPDHKALCRPENIGFPFLISVPESRLTYSRLAQLLEGYARYSVSVFQPPFQLGPQPLLPEKLDLPARSSCGAAPPAPEAGDADRAPHRQEPQLSTPELHPELGEASAVPRSSALSSDSGCSEHSLEAQGEGCWAKEPSYERGPKPEAAVPGYQHAPDVLSAHAAQFYINTIDGASREHKLEEKGDAPLELTDDCSLALVWQNNERLKEFVLVESKELECVEDPGSASEAARAGHFTLGQCLKLFTKPEVLAPEEAWYCPKCKQHREASKQLMLWRLPNVLIIQLKRFSFRSFIWRDKINDMVDFPVRSLDLSKFCIGQKEEQQQPMYDLYAVINHYGGMIGGHYTAYARLPSDKTSQRSDVGWRLFDDSTVTTVDESQVVTRYAYVLFYRRRNSPVGRPPEHRPDLAATAEPAAGQASLIWQELEAEEDEEPEAHRRHARTPCRPRGQKASQAARQHADEGCLRYVVLGTMAAIVALFLNVFYPLISQSRWR from the exons ATGTCCAGCAGCACCAGTGCCCCAGGCCAGAGGCGAGCGTCCCGGGGGCTGGAGGATGCAACCAACAAGAAGAAGCAGAAGGACCGAGCCAACCAGGAGAGCAAGGAGGGCGAGAGACCCCCTGGCAGCGACCCGAAGAAAG ACCTGCTGCTGGACTGGAAGCAGAACGCTGACGAGGTCATTGTGAAGCTGAACTTGGGCAGCGGGGCCCTGAAGTTGGAGGAGGTGGATGCTGCGTTCACAGACACCGACTGCGTGGTCAGGCTGCCAG ATGGCCGCCAGTGGAGTGGCCAGTTCTACGGGGAGATCGAGAGCTCCTGCAGCAAAGTCCAGGGTAAGAAGGGCAACTTCCTGCAGCTGGTGCTTCAGAAGAAGATCCCCCTGCACACCTGGGCGTCGCTCCTG AAGCGGAAGGACGGATCCAAGGAGCTAGCCaagggggccgggagccagaATGCGAAGGAGCAGCCCCCACCCGCACAGGCCGCCCCCGAGGAGCCGGCGAGGAGCAAACGGGAGTTCCCCAACTCAAAGCGAGCTCCAGGAAGGGGCGAGGCCCCAGAGGGGAAGAGCCCGGCCAGCCCCAGGCTGCAAAGCGGGCCCAGTGCCAAGCGGGCCGGGCACCTCAAGGTGGCTCTGATGGAGGAGGAGCCAAATGCCGGGGTCCCTGGGGGCTTGGAGCCTGGCAAGGGGCCCAGCGGGAGAGGGGGCAGCCGGCAGAACGGCCGAGCAGCCTGCGGCGATGCTGCCACGGGCCTGACCCCGCCTCTGGTGAAG GCCGAAGTGCTGCAGAAGGAGCCCGCACTTGTGGGGATGCAGCCGCCTGCTGCCCCTTCGGAGAGCTGCCCCCAGCACGTGGCACCCTGCCTGGAGAAGAGAGCCCTGCCGCCGGCCGCTCCCCAGTGCCtggcagcccttggagagggcccCGAGGCTGCCCTGGCCCCCGCCTCCCCTCCGCTGAGCAGAGACGCTGAGCAGAGCGACTGGGCCAAGGCGGATGTTGCCCTGGAAGCAGCAGCGGATG AGCCAGAGCCTATGGTGAGCCTGACCTTGGTGAAGAACGACTCGTACGAGAAGGGGAGTGATTCAGTGGTGGTGCACGTCTACGTGAAGGAGATCCACAGGGAGACCTCCAAGGTGCTGTTCCGGGAGCAGGACTTCACGCTGGTGTTCCAGACCAG TGATGTGAACTTCCTGCGACTGCACCCCAGCTGCGGCCCCCACACGGTGTTCAGGTGGCAGGTGAAACTCAG GAACCTCATTGAGCCGGACCAGTGCACGTACAACTTCACCGTCTCCCGCATCAACATCTGCCTGAAGAAACGCCACAGCCAGCGCTGGGGGGGACTGGAAGCCCCGGCAGCACGAG GTGCAGTGGGTGGTGCGAAGGTTGCCATGCCAACAGGCCCTACCCCTCTGGATAAGAGCCAGCCGGGCAGTAACCAGCATCCCCTGTCCAGTACGGAGGAGGCTCGGgcaggggagaaggagaagcCCAGAGCAGAGGATGGTGGCCTGGAGGGTGTCGTGGCCCGGACGGCCACAGAGCACGTCACCGTGAAGCAGGAACCGCACGTCCCATCG CCCAAGCCGATGTGCATGGTGCCGCCGATGACTCACAGCCCGGTGAGCAGCGAGAGCgtggaggaggacgaggaggaggaggagaagaaggtgtGTCTGCCGGGCTTCACGGGGCTGGTGAATCTGGGGAACACCTGCTTCATGAACAGCGTCATCCAGTCCCTGTCCAACACGCGGGAGCTGCGGGACTATTTCCATG ATCGCTCCTTCGAGGCGGAGATCAACTACACCAACCCGCTGGGCACGGGGGGGCGCCTGGCCATCGGCTTCGCTGTGCTCCTGCGGGCGCTCTGGAAGGGCACCCACCACGCCTTCCAGCCCTCCAAGCTGAAG GCAATCGTGGCCAGCAAGGCCAGCCAGTTCACGGGCTACGCCCAGCACGATGCCCAGGAGTTCATGGCCTTCCTTCTCGACGGCCTGCACGAGGACCTGAACCGCATCCAGAACAAGCCCTACACGGAGACGGTGGACTCGGACGGGCGGCCCGACGAG GTGGTggcagaggaggcctggcagCGGCACAAGATGAGGAACGACTCCTTCATCGTGGACCTCTTTCAGGGCCAGTACAAGTCCAAGCTGGTGTGCCCGGTGTGCGCCAAG GTATCCATCACGTTTGACCCCTTCCTCTACCTGCCGGTGCCCCTGCCCCAGAAGCAGAAGGTGCTGACTGTCTATTACTTTGCGAAGGAGCCGCACAAGAAACCCGTCAAG TTCCTCGTCAGCATCAGCAAGGAGAACTCCAGCGCTGCAGAGGTGCTGGACTCGGTCGCCCACAGCGTGCGTGTGAAGCCAGAGAACCTGCGCCTGGCAGAG GTGATCAAGAACCGCTTCCACCGCATGTTCCTGCCGTCCCAGTCGCTGGACACGGTCTCCCCCGCAGACCTGCTCCTGTGCTTCGAGGTGCTGTCCCCAGAGCTGGCCAAGGAGCGGGTGGTGGTGCTGCAGGTCCAGCAG CGTCCCCAGGTGCCCAGCGTCCCCATCAGCAAGTGCGCGGCCTGCCAGAAGACGCAGCAGGCAGAGGACGAGAAGCTGAAGCGCTGCACTAGGTGCTACCGAGTGGGCTACTGCAACGT GGGGTGTCAGAAAACGCACTGGCCAGATCACAAAGCCCTGTGCCGCCCCGAGAACATCGGCTTCCCCTTCCTCATCAGCGTGCCGGAGTCGCGCCTCACCTACTCCCGcctggcccagctcctggagggcTACGCAAG GTACTCGGTCAGCGTGTTCCAGCCTCCTTTCCAGCTgggcccgcagcccctgctccccgaGAAGCTGGACCTGCCTGCGAGGAGTAGCTGTggggctgcccccccagccccagaggcgGGGGATGCAGACAGGGCCCCTCACCGGCAGGAGCCCCAGCTATCCACCCCGGAGCTGCACCCGGAGCTGGGGGAGGCCAGCGCAGTGCCCAGGAGTTCCGCGCTCAGCTCGGACTCGGGCTGCTCTGAGCACTCCCTGGAGGCGCAGGGCGAGGGCTGCTGGGCGAAGGAGCCGTCCTACGAGCGAGGCCCCAAGCCTGAAG CTGCCGTCCCCGGATACCAGCATGCGCCCGACGTGCTCAGTGCTCACGCCGCCCAGTTCTACATCAACACGATCGACGGAGCCAGCCGAGAGCACAAGCTGGAGGAGAAAG GCGATGCCCCGCTGGAGCTGACGGACGactgctccctggccctggtGTGGCAGAACAACGAGCGCCTGAAGGAGTTTGTGCTGGTGGAGTCCAAGGAGCTGGAGTGTGTGGAGGACCCGGGCTCGGCCAGCGAGGCGGCCAGGGCCGGCCACTTCACGCTAGGCCAGTGCCTCAAGCTCTTCACCAAGCCGGAAGTGCTGGCGCCCGAGGAAGCGTG gtaCTGCCCCAAGTGCAAGCAGCATCGCGAGGCCTCCAAGCAGCTCATGCTCTGGCGCCTGCCCAACGTGCTCATCATCCAGCTCAAGCGCTTCTCCTTCCGCAGCTTCATCTGGAGGGACAAGATCAACGATATGGTGGACTTCCCGGTCCG gagcctggacttgAGCAAGTTCTGCATTGGGCagaaggaggagcagcagcagcccatgtACGACCTGTATGCGGTGATCAATCACTACGGCGGGATGATCGGCGGGCACTACACGGCCTACGCCCGGCTGCCCAGCGACAAGACCAGCCAGCGCAGCGACgtgg GCTGGCGGCTCTTTGACGACAGCACGGTGACCACAGTGGACGAGAGCCAGGTGGTGACGAGATACGCGTACGTCCTCTTCTACCGCCGGCGGAACTCCCCCGTGGGGCGCCCCCCGGAGCACCGGCCAGACCTGGCCGCCACCGCCGAGCCAGCCGCCGGCCAG GCTTCTCTGATCTGGCAGGAACTGGAGGCCGAAGAGGATGAGGAGCCCGAGGCTCACAGGAGGCATGCCAGGACGCCCTGCCGGCCCCGTGGCCAGAAGGCAAGCCAGGCCGCCCGGCAGCACGCTGACGAAGGCTGCCTCCGATACGTTGTGCTGGGCACCATGGCAGCCATTGTGGCACTCTTCCTAAATGTCTTCTACCCCCTCATCTCCCAGAGCCGCTGGAGATAG
- the USP19 gene encoding ubiquitin carboxyl-terminal hydrolase 19 isoform X5 — MSSSTSAPGQRRASRGLEDATNKKKQKDRANQESKEGERPPGSDPKKDLLLDWKQNADEVIVKLNLGSGALKLEEVDAAFTDTDCVVRLPDGRQWSGQFYGEIESSCSKVQGKKGNFLQLVLQKKIPLHTWASLLAEVLQKEPALVGMQPPAAPSESCPQHVAPCLEKRALPPAAPQCLAALGEGPEAALAPASPPLSRDAEQSDWAKADVALEAAADEPEPMVSLTLVKNDSYEKGSDSVVVHVYVKEIHRETSKVLFREQDFTLVFQTSDVNFLRLHPSCGPHTVFRWQVKLRNLIEPDQCTYNFTVSRINICLKKRHSQRWGGLEAPAARGAVGGAKVAMPTGPTPLDKSQPGSNQHPLSSTEEARAGEKEKPRAEDGGLEGVVARTATEHVTVKQEPHVPSPKPMCMVPPMTHSPVSSESVEEDEEEEEKKVCLPGFTGLVNLGNTCFMNSVIQSLSNTRELRDYFHDRSFEAEINYTNPLGTGGRLAIGFAVLLRALWKGTHHAFQPSKLKAIVASKASQFTGYAQHDAQEFMAFLLDGLHEDLNRIQNKPYTETVDSDGRPDEVVAEEAWQRHKMRNDSFIVDLFQGQYKSKLVCPVCAKVSITFDPFLYLPVPLPQKQKVLTVYYFAKEPHKKPVKFLVSISKENSSAAEVLDSVAHSVRVKPENLRLAEVIKNRFHRMFLPSQSLDTVSPADLLLCFEVLSPELAKERVVVLQVQQRPQVPSVPISKCAACQKTQQAEDEKLKRCTRCYRVGYCNVGCQKTHWPDHKALCRPENIGFPFLISVPESRLTYSRLAQLLEGYARYSVSVFQPPFQLGPQPLLPEKLDLPARSSCGAAPPAPEAGDADRAPHRQEPQLSTPELHPELGEASAVPRSSALSSDSGCSEHSLEAQGEGCWAKEPSYERGPKPEAAVPGYQHAPDVLSAHAAQFYINTIDGASREHKLEEKGDAPLELTDDCSLALVWQNNERLKEFVLVESKELECVEDPGSASEAARAGHFTLGQCLKLFTKPEVLAPEEAWYCPKCKQHREASKQLMLWRLPNVLIIQLKRFSFRSFIWRDKINDMVDFPVRSLDLSKFCIGQKEEQQQPMYDLYAVINHYGGMIGGHYTAYARLPSDKTSQRSDVGWRLFDDSTVTTVDESQVVTRYAYVLFYRRRNSPVGRPPEHRPDLAATAEPAAGQASLIWQELEAEEDEEPEAHRRHARTPCRPRGQKASQAARQHADEGCLRYVVLGTMAAIVALFLNVFYPLISQSRWR; from the exons ATGTCCAGCAGCACCAGTGCCCCAGGCCAGAGGCGAGCGTCCCGGGGGCTGGAGGATGCAACCAACAAGAAGAAGCAGAAGGACCGAGCCAACCAGGAGAGCAAGGAGGGCGAGAGACCCCCTGGCAGCGACCCGAAGAAAG ACCTGCTGCTGGACTGGAAGCAGAACGCTGACGAGGTCATTGTGAAGCTGAACTTGGGCAGCGGGGCCCTGAAGTTGGAGGAGGTGGATGCTGCGTTCACAGACACCGACTGCGTGGTCAGGCTGCCAG ATGGCCGCCAGTGGAGTGGCCAGTTCTACGGGGAGATCGAGAGCTCCTGCAGCAAAGTCCAGGGTAAGAAGGGCAACTTCCTGCAGCTGGTGCTTCAGAAGAAGATCCCCCTGCACACCTGGGCGTCGCTCCTG GCCGAAGTGCTGCAGAAGGAGCCCGCACTTGTGGGGATGCAGCCGCCTGCTGCCCCTTCGGAGAGCTGCCCCCAGCACGTGGCACCCTGCCTGGAGAAGAGAGCCCTGCCGCCGGCCGCTCCCCAGTGCCtggcagcccttggagagggcccCGAGGCTGCCCTGGCCCCCGCCTCCCCTCCGCTGAGCAGAGACGCTGAGCAGAGCGACTGGGCCAAGGCGGATGTTGCCCTGGAAGCAGCAGCGGATG AGCCAGAGCCTATGGTGAGCCTGACCTTGGTGAAGAACGACTCGTACGAGAAGGGGAGTGATTCAGTGGTGGTGCACGTCTACGTGAAGGAGATCCACAGGGAGACCTCCAAGGTGCTGTTCCGGGAGCAGGACTTCACGCTGGTGTTCCAGACCAG TGATGTGAACTTCCTGCGACTGCACCCCAGCTGCGGCCCCCACACGGTGTTCAGGTGGCAGGTGAAACTCAG GAACCTCATTGAGCCGGACCAGTGCACGTACAACTTCACCGTCTCCCGCATCAACATCTGCCTGAAGAAACGCCACAGCCAGCGCTGGGGGGGACTGGAAGCCCCGGCAGCACGAG GTGCAGTGGGTGGTGCGAAGGTTGCCATGCCAACAGGCCCTACCCCTCTGGATAAGAGCCAGCCGGGCAGTAACCAGCATCCCCTGTCCAGTACGGAGGAGGCTCGGgcaggggagaaggagaagcCCAGAGCAGAGGATGGTGGCCTGGAGGGTGTCGTGGCCCGGACGGCCACAGAGCACGTCACCGTGAAGCAGGAACCGCACGTCCCATCG CCCAAGCCGATGTGCATGGTGCCGCCGATGACTCACAGCCCGGTGAGCAGCGAGAGCgtggaggaggacgaggaggaggaggagaagaaggtgtGTCTGCCGGGCTTCACGGGGCTGGTGAATCTGGGGAACACCTGCTTCATGAACAGCGTCATCCAGTCCCTGTCCAACACGCGGGAGCTGCGGGACTATTTCCATG ATCGCTCCTTCGAGGCGGAGATCAACTACACCAACCCGCTGGGCACGGGGGGGCGCCTGGCCATCGGCTTCGCTGTGCTCCTGCGGGCGCTCTGGAAGGGCACCCACCACGCCTTCCAGCCCTCCAAGCTGAAG GCAATCGTGGCCAGCAAGGCCAGCCAGTTCACGGGCTACGCCCAGCACGATGCCCAGGAGTTCATGGCCTTCCTTCTCGACGGCCTGCACGAGGACCTGAACCGCATCCAGAACAAGCCCTACACGGAGACGGTGGACTCGGACGGGCGGCCCGACGAG GTGGTggcagaggaggcctggcagCGGCACAAGATGAGGAACGACTCCTTCATCGTGGACCTCTTTCAGGGCCAGTACAAGTCCAAGCTGGTGTGCCCGGTGTGCGCCAAG GTATCCATCACGTTTGACCCCTTCCTCTACCTGCCGGTGCCCCTGCCCCAGAAGCAGAAGGTGCTGACTGTCTATTACTTTGCGAAGGAGCCGCACAAGAAACCCGTCAAG TTCCTCGTCAGCATCAGCAAGGAGAACTCCAGCGCTGCAGAGGTGCTGGACTCGGTCGCCCACAGCGTGCGTGTGAAGCCAGAGAACCTGCGCCTGGCAGAG GTGATCAAGAACCGCTTCCACCGCATGTTCCTGCCGTCCCAGTCGCTGGACACGGTCTCCCCCGCAGACCTGCTCCTGTGCTTCGAGGTGCTGTCCCCAGAGCTGGCCAAGGAGCGGGTGGTGGTGCTGCAGGTCCAGCAG CGTCCCCAGGTGCCCAGCGTCCCCATCAGCAAGTGCGCGGCCTGCCAGAAGACGCAGCAGGCAGAGGACGAGAAGCTGAAGCGCTGCACTAGGTGCTACCGAGTGGGCTACTGCAACGT GGGGTGTCAGAAAACGCACTGGCCAGATCACAAAGCCCTGTGCCGCCCCGAGAACATCGGCTTCCCCTTCCTCATCAGCGTGCCGGAGTCGCGCCTCACCTACTCCCGcctggcccagctcctggagggcTACGCAAG GTACTCGGTCAGCGTGTTCCAGCCTCCTTTCCAGCTgggcccgcagcccctgctccccgaGAAGCTGGACCTGCCTGCGAGGAGTAGCTGTggggctgcccccccagccccagaggcgGGGGATGCAGACAGGGCCCCTCACCGGCAGGAGCCCCAGCTATCCACCCCGGAGCTGCACCCGGAGCTGGGGGAGGCCAGCGCAGTGCCCAGGAGTTCCGCGCTCAGCTCGGACTCGGGCTGCTCTGAGCACTCCCTGGAGGCGCAGGGCGAGGGCTGCTGGGCGAAGGAGCCGTCCTACGAGCGAGGCCCCAAGCCTGAAG CTGCCGTCCCCGGATACCAGCATGCGCCCGACGTGCTCAGTGCTCACGCCGCCCAGTTCTACATCAACACGATCGACGGAGCCAGCCGAGAGCACAAGCTGGAGGAGAAAG GCGATGCCCCGCTGGAGCTGACGGACGactgctccctggccctggtGTGGCAGAACAACGAGCGCCTGAAGGAGTTTGTGCTGGTGGAGTCCAAGGAGCTGGAGTGTGTGGAGGACCCGGGCTCGGCCAGCGAGGCGGCCAGGGCCGGCCACTTCACGCTAGGCCAGTGCCTCAAGCTCTTCACCAAGCCGGAAGTGCTGGCGCCCGAGGAAGCGTG gtaCTGCCCCAAGTGCAAGCAGCATCGCGAGGCCTCCAAGCAGCTCATGCTCTGGCGCCTGCCCAACGTGCTCATCATCCAGCTCAAGCGCTTCTCCTTCCGCAGCTTCATCTGGAGGGACAAGATCAACGATATGGTGGACTTCCCGGTCCG gagcctggacttgAGCAAGTTCTGCATTGGGCagaaggaggagcagcagcagcccatgtACGACCTGTATGCGGTGATCAATCACTACGGCGGGATGATCGGCGGGCACTACACGGCCTACGCCCGGCTGCCCAGCGACAAGACCAGCCAGCGCAGCGACgtgg GCTGGCGGCTCTTTGACGACAGCACGGTGACCACAGTGGACGAGAGCCAGGTGGTGACGAGATACGCGTACGTCCTCTTCTACCGCCGGCGGAACTCCCCCGTGGGGCGCCCCCCGGAGCACCGGCCAGACCTGGCCGCCACCGCCGAGCCAGCCGCCGGCCAG GCTTCTCTGATCTGGCAGGAACTGGAGGCCGAAGAGGATGAGGAGCCCGAGGCTCACAGGAGGCATGCCAGGACGCCCTGCCGGCCCCGTGGCCAGAAGGCAAGCCAGGCCGCCCGGCAGCACGCTGACGAAGGCTGCCTCCGATACGTTGTGCTGGGCACCATGGCAGCCATTGTGGCACTCTTCCTAAATGTCTTCTACCCCCTCATCTCCCAGAGCCGCTGGAGATAG